In Athalia rosae chromosome 6, iyAthRosa1.1, whole genome shotgun sequence, one DNA window encodes the following:
- the LOC105683879 gene encoding programmed cell death protein 2-like codes for MARNTNCGKVYLGYEDECVTEKHRSLVNFTTNKIGGKPDWHCGKTSIKTPQCTLCGLQQLLALQIYAPLDNSKYHRTLYIFTCINPNCWNQNESWTCIRVQSVEDMSDVNTSASSSVHTESLTSWLTNADDWGNDSNDNTSEQNGNNVAFSQRQFSLSSWNESLDHDFNNDFTKLHVDDPNANSPTGIESPTVGGGGAVGRLDSPHASAEIEGEENEVICIDSPTKPQHDLVTLLHEVTPLPIQHVESKDAVCLSFTEIFISVDEEDCTNYVTQHVRDLLLEYQQCNPDSIPNSPVDSGASKQTDTTLEKYEKGIPVHGDEMFHDFMSRLQMNPGQILRYSRDGNAALLPYPIGGTVGRCKHCGEQMTFELQILPTIIPKLKLNTQQEQDFQIEFGTVLIHTCSRSCWSSTDTYREEPVIVQAEKLF; via the exons ATGGCACGCAATACGAACTGTGGTAAAGTTTACTTAGGATACGAAGATGAATGTGTCACGGAAAAACATCGTTCCCTTGTCAACTTTACAACGAATAAGATTGGGGGTAAACCG gATTGGCACTGTGGTAAAACATCGATAAAAACACCTCAATGTACCTTGTGTGGGCTGCAGCAATTATTAGCCCTGCAGATCTATGCACCGCTAGACAACTCAAAATACCACCGTACACTTTATATATTTACCTGTATTAATCCAAACTGCTGGAATCAGAATGAAAGCTGGACTTGTATTCGGGTTCAATCAGTTGAAGATATGAGCGATGTAAATACCTCAGCCAGCAGTAGTGTTCATACGGAGTCTCTGACAAGTTGGCTAACTAATGCAGATGACTGGGGCAATGATTCCAATGACAATACATCTGAACAGAATGGAAATAATGTTGCATTCTCTCAAAGACAATTTAGTCTCTCATCGTGGAACGAAAGCCTCGATCATGATTTCAACAACGATTTTACAAAATTACATGTTGATGATCCTAATGCAAACAG tcCTACAGGTATAGAGAGCCCCACGGTTGGTGGAGGAGGTGCAGTAGGAAGATTGGATTCTCCTCATGCTTCAGCTGAGATAGAAGGGGAAGAGAATGAAGTGATTTGCATTGATAGTCCCACAAAGCCACAACATGATTTGGTTACATTACTGCACGAAGTGACACCTCTTCCCATACAGCATGTCGAGTCTAAGGACGCCGTTTGTCTGTCGTTTACAGAAATATTTATCTCTGTTGATGAAGAAGACTGTACCAATTATGTGACACAGCATGTTCGCGATTTACTCCTTGAGTACCAACAGTGTAATCCTGATTCAATTCCCAATTCACCTGTTGATTCTGGAGCTAGCAAGCAAACTGATACTACCCTAGAGAAATATGAAAAGGGTATCCCTGTCCATGGAGATGAAATGTTCCACGATTTTATGTCCAGACTACAGATGAACCCAGGACAAATCCTCAG GTATTCACGAGACGGTAATGCTGCTCTGCTACCATATCCCATAGGAGGCACTGTAGGTAGATGTAAACACTGCGGAGAACAAATGACATTTGAATTACAAATATTACCGACTATAATACCTAAGCTGAAGCTCAATACTCAACAGGAACAAGATTTCCAAATTGAATTTGGAACAGTTTTGATACATACTTGTTCCCGTAGCTGTTGGTCATCAACAGATACTTATAGAGAAGAACCAGTTATTGTACAAGCTGAGAAATTGTTTTAG
- the LOC105683875 gene encoding mitochondrial transcription rescue factor 1 isoform X1, with protein sequence MLSRRIPVIIRQRCLQMGMPANNIVCGYIEKFDNQYNVKKLLNFKQVPNIQDSLSVLKRFKHKKNRSKQKQDESDDDDDDDDEDEDDDIVLDKGSQLLSVAVNSLRIDLILKAGLNMPRNRVETAFYESKLRINGNKVLKKGERCKIGDEIDLIRGVSSTNPDFLSVSRIEILNVKEGTDHVKVKLQRTKVLTIENYIDAWTPVSI encoded by the exons ATGTTGTCTAGACGAATACCTGTAATAATCAGGCAAAGATGTTTACAGATGGGTATGCCGGCTAATAACATAGTTTGTGGATACatagaaaaattcgataatcaATACAATGTtaagaaattattgaattttaaacAAGTTCCAAATATTCAAGATAGCTTAAGTGTCTTAAAGAGATTCAAACACAAGAAAAATCGTTCAAAGCAAAAG CAAGATGAaagtgatgatgatgatgatgatgatgatgaggatGAAGATGATGATATAGTACTAGACAAAGGATCACAATTACTTTCTGTAGCAGTTAATTCTCTTCGCATTGATCTTATACTCAAAGCTGGACTGAATATGCCACGAAA TAGGGTGGAAACTGCGTTCTATGAAAGTAAATTGCGGATAAATGGCAATAAGGTATTGAAGAAAGGCGAAAGG TGTAAAATTGGTGATGAAATTGATCTGATACGTGGGGTTAGTTCAACAAATCCAGATTTCTTATCCGTTTCTCGTATTGAGATATTAAATGTAAAAGAAGGTACCGATCATGTAAAAGTGAAACTTCAGCGAACAAAGGTTTTAACGATTGAAAACTACATCGATGCTTGGACACCAGTTAGCATCTGA
- the LOC105683878 gene encoding complex I assembly factor ACAD9, mitochondrial, which produces MLTSRILLRRHASSLKCTYSFIRRYTKAVEESDNTIIDDTNFDVKLEPLPTKNPMRQPYMKNLFVAEVDHEILTYPEIKNDDRHKQFEEWLAPIKEYINQTFDGKQTDENEPRPHQVAEKLGEFGVFRSTISQEYNGIGLSAIEYAKLVEVVSKSPALGSYLFSRMDPIAVLMKYGNEEQKKKIIPRIVSGELIPAFAYTEQHVKKGFILNGTATRTSCEKFWKLNTEKIHVPNGNEANCFLVPANFTETEDPWHRPTLLGVFLAERERGGISSSNNGIKMGQQGLETCTVTLKEVILPKENLLGQLESGSNIMLDVLFLGKHNVGSQVVALLKNFINLLTEHIIHSRHYDKSLMDYNSAKGILGKMSLSLYAIESMTYLTAGLIDQYQDQDCSLESAIVEAYSIQECISRINEGMQLIGKESYLKSNCYEKIYRDALALPLWNQNTLDLITYIATIGLQHSGSENASRVKKYRNPFVNSKFILKDYFFPEEGPDLALEEYLHPSLQEPAKLLQKSIHMLAASTEELLVKYGASVSDEHLELQRIAEIAMDIYAMTASLGRASRSHCIGLRHSDQDIISAASICWMASKRVEINMNEILEGKHNNCDDFLKGISEKMFKNHGYFPEHPLQRNF; this is translated from the coding sequence ATGTTGACGAGTAGAATATTACTCAGGCGACATGCTTCCAGCTTGAAGTGCACTTACTCATTCATTAGACGCTATACCAAAGCTGTGGAGGAGTCTGATAATACAATAATTGATGATACAAACTTTGATGTAAAACTGGAACCATTGCCTACAAAAAATCCAATGCGACAGCCttacatgaaaaatttatttgtcgCAGAGGTTGATCACGAAATATTAACATAccctgaaatcaaaaatgatgATAGACATAAGCAATTTGAAGAATGGCTCGCACCAATTAAAGAATACATCAACCAAACCTTTGATGGTAAACAAACGGACGAAAATGAACCACGACCACATCAGGTAGCAGAGAAACTTGGAGAgtttggtgtttttcgttCCACCATAAGCCAGGAGTATAACGGCATTGGACTAAGTGCAATAGAGTATGCTAAGCTGGTTGAAGTAGTGAGTAAAAGTCCTGCATTAGGTTCTTATCTATTCAGCCGCATGGATCCGATTGCAGTGCTTATGAAATATGGCAATGAagaacagaagaagaaaatcataCCACGTATTGTGAGTGGTGAACTAATTCCTGCATTTGCCTATACTGAACAACATGTCAAGAAAGGATTTATATTGAATGGTACTGCAACTAGAACATCATGTGAAAAATTCTGGAAGCTCAATACAGAAAAGATTCATGTCCCTAATGGTAATGAGGCGAATTGTTTTTTGGTCCCTGCCAATTTCACAGAAACTGAAGATCCATGGCATAGGCCAACATTACTAGGAGTTTTCTTGGCTGAAAGAGAACGTGGAGGAATTAGTAGTTCCAACAATGGTATAAAAATGGGCCAACAAGGCTTGGAAACATGCACAGTTACTCTGAAAGAAGTAATCCTACCAAAAGAAAACCTACTAGGTCAGCTTGAATCAGGGTCTAATATTATGCTTGATGTACTTTTCCTAGGGAAACATAATGTTGGGTCACAGGTAGTAGcattgttaaaaaatttcatcaatttgctGACTGAACACATTATTCACTCAAGACACTACGACAAATCGTTAATGGACTATAATTCTGCAAAAGGTATTCTTGGCAAAATGAGCTTGTCCCTCTATGCGATTGAAAGTATGACCTATTTAACTGCAGGACTGATCGATCAATATCAAGATCAAGATTGCAGTCTAGAAAGTGCCATTGTTGAAGCATATTCAATACAAGAATGCATATCGCGAATAAATGAAGGGATGCAACTGATCGGAAAAGAAAGTTACTTGAAAAGTAATTGTTACGAAAAGATTTATAGGGATGCTTTGGCACTGCCATTATGGAATCAGAATACATTAGATTTGATTACATACATCGCAACAATTGGACTCCAACATTCAGGATCAGAAAATGCCTctagagtaaaaaaatacagaaatccATTCGTGAATTCTAAATTCATTCTtaaagattattttttcccagAGGAAGGTCCAGATCTCGCTCTGGAAGAATACTTACACCCATCACTGCAAGAACCTGCTAAACTGCTTCAAAAAAGCATTCATATGTTGGCTGCTAGTACAGAAGAATTGTTAGTCAAATATGGCGCAAGCGTTAGCGATGAACATTTGGAATTACAAAGAATTGCAGAAATAGCCATGGATATCTATGCAATGACAGCCAGTTTAGGCAGAGCCTCGCGTTCCCATTGTATTGGTCTCAGGCATTCAGATCAAGATATTATTTCAGCTGCTAGTATTTGCTGGATGGCATCTAAAAGAGTAGAAATAAATATGAACGAAATATTAGAAGGAAAGCATAACAACTGTGATGATTTCTTGAAGGGAATTAGTGAGAAAATGTTTAAGAACCATGGTTATTTTCCAGAACATCCTCTCCAGAGAAACTTTTAA
- the LOC105683871 gene encoding kinetochore-associated protein 1 has product MALWNKVLSGFDAEDETVNFGARTVAESYDSVYEITTLATIQTEDKVVNNPQVVTSIEDCMLCISIDKSITIFEDLSCKDIRLCIGFDSLITSHYISKDLSFLFVTLNNGSLYCLNLEAGGRLVFIRNVIQSQDDTGEIIVKIFQELDESDSSNLLLITSKGHIYRLSGFNAQIIEAVLHVEDASKLRELTKNIECHSVFRQHSVQEVHNVVACLLNQQQSVVMVSEDIYVWPSQCFSSFNDLPYKYVKIQYMRNRRSLLCVRCDGALNLVCPNTLLGRKVWDGPVSDIMIVDNEPDTPTQILILLKPQMDSSNTFLQLVSFPDFQVKFNLQVSSTISLVDFSSGSTNEIIFLECTGTTTSAIDTIRIRAVEETLPECQLQRLLRRSKYEEAESFAERFNLDTDAIYTAKAITLTKQCSTSANENFSTSTLKKLIDTLDKVKNIKLVIACCHNIVTTDFKQNRELFSYARERLMECAEKRSDDLVAAHLLELNNTILRTQTYEMIHKTKENTLMCNNEETSNWAEFSKSNLLRECKKYLALGEIKIAALIWVRHASSLLSHLTTTMVGEILEKIPDGTPHQDLWAWLFHFVPSILSVFPDGLSEIVTWGYRRAKSFEKFDHSKWPESGLEFCEGLLSLFNFRESQSFSHLQQQYNTKHSPLQHLNAVIQALTDLQDLKKNYRLIVKIDEYMGEPIEVAHILLHKVYQNEVCNFVPNFLHRYMLAHSLNNDHVLALYIQQTLKRSEGWWFWEEAPWEKKIVDIISCIHNIEGRLQQTLSTLKKAPVPWSSTILALVETSICNKHPLVSEIIAERNSVASKLILKKYGYQHIGINDNLIKYIIKQNRDGMLKDIYELTKSNQLLKIRALSQSVNHFVNNGDLEEVTTLINCMNDEDAIYCCKQIVNYISVCVQFKEMNNTPDYYVELLDIMQVKLNGVKDHKTLIEDDTLTTASELKSLCQLRKEFGFKLTLIDCQTRRETILQNHLEQLCDDLHNMRLSAFATYKKALRVASLLGLPQILALCLLLEITQNTEILKYYVETKGTSCFTVNEYPYVQRLCRICILDMKIGELDTLENLKNMSASALDSCSIGDLSRILSTTSWINLSCKIYGSEAVSQAAMKNVLGDKTPWRLYKIYTDTDIYSSRMNLRFLERSFECHSFCTLDREKIRGDSALSTQNDSSPLSGLITEIKLIPKENYDFSFLQILNTLVSFCCSTISAETHIFLPIQSVRDTCLNMLLQKIISARTFDLQSGLSCLYMFSEPDAFKWLTSASKMYQSDYSRHGAISDLGYEYCNLSKSDTHLSYFAYYRMCHTWAKKLSKYGIQPKEILTSNTEGKQKILERVMRSMKSGCIELIKEFCIDFDFDLDECYILYLDILLKQWNPAIKIVSLQNEKELRIEEDEVVTLYKTCKDVAALIEHKSSLENHLATLWLTINFYHYEVFLLIMEILEDRNEQWLNHFCFLQNYVRIGKPTQVEYEEWSHICPDNSSLPEISQWRLPFLPKVDQWKLITPELNLSTYKKWIDIASVLKLQIHVICTIAIKGSITQIWEAGNESKKGTSEWQIHSKNPALLDDITACIKHMPDQDAPYYGTAVLYYVVNHCQPGADQTAAAQECYAYAQKWAQTSHSDKVMIEKIKFKYVNLSAKHVLYTHGLGKNHYLQLINSPEQLLRELYLDKSIVLRSRGATEYKPDINLVANELGKIFSLNVLKLRLELLEEWLQPNESSTKLDDSMTSNIMTQIPEDNTIDDDNLLRACYILEWGDKVMSANYLINTGFSNQSELSFSAGVQFRALHVLLAIMDSRTVQDLTKRDLQSIKQYMKSLQYSSKLGKLGFVFSVQRFEDTPKLELAQALFRSHMHLPEALVLILQICIDFELRNYVLWDQTLCAMVKLSMVTELRKFLPKVSTVSHVVGCNGYVKSWELLIWDPFRKSNALFSQKQFDECVAAIRLIPSCPVAHELNLKPVIKICFQSHHPELAAALIPFLTESDVNYVVKEISSSNKVADILKDLRALSTQGILTISYSVRILEKMLSANLMGN; this is encoded by the exons ATGGCGCTTTGGAACAAAGTATTATCAGGATTTGATGCAGAAGATGAAACTGTCAACTTTGGTGCCCGAACCGTAGCTGAGAGTTATGATTCCGTTTATGAAATCACTACTCTTGCTACCATTCAGACAGAGGACAAG GTCGTCAACAATCCACAGGTTGTTACATCAATCGAGGACTGCATGCTATGTATTTCAATAGATAAATCCATTACTATATTTGAGGATCTATCTTGTAAAGATATCAGATTATGTATTGGATTTGATTCGTTAATAACATCCCACTATATATCCAAAGACTTGTCTTTTCTATTTGTTACATTGAACAATGGAAGTCTTTATTGTTTAAATTTGGAAGCTGGTGGCAGATTGGTATTTATCAG GAATGTCATTCAGAGTCAAGATGATACAGGTGAAATTattgtgaaaatattccaagAACTCGATGAATCTGACTCTTCAAATTTATTGCTCATCACATCGAAAGGTCACATTTATAG ATTATCCGGGTTCAATGCGCAAATCATAGAGGCTGTATTGCATGTGGAGGATGCTTCAAAACTCAGAGAACTTACAAAAAACATTGAATGCCATTCAGTATTCAGACAACACTCCGTCCAAgaa GTACACAATGTTGTAGCGTGTCTTCTGAATCAGCAGCAATCTGTAGTTATGGTTAGTGAAGATATTTATGTTTGGCCAAGTCaatgtttttcttcattcaatgACTTACCATATAAGTATGTCAAAATACAATATATGCGAAATCGAAG ATCCTTGTTGTGCGTGCGATGTGATGGAGCATTAAATCTTGTTTGCCCTAACACGCTGCTTGGAAGAAAAGTTTGGGATGGACCTGTTTCTGATATTATGATTGTTGACAATGAACCTGATACTCCAACtcaaattcttattttattgaaaCCACAAATGGACAGTTCCAATACGTTTTTACAGCTGGTTTCTTTTCCTG attttcaagTCAAATTCAATCTACAAGTTTCTTCAACTATTTCTTTAGTTGATTTTAGTAGTGGTTcaacaaatgaaataatatttttggaaTGTACGGGCACAACCACGTCAGCTATTGACACTATTAGAATCAGAGCAGTAGAAGAAACATTGCCAGAGTGTCAGTTACAGAGATTGTTAAGGCGTAGTAAATATGAAGAGGCTGAAAGCTTTGCTGAACGGTTTAATCTAGACACAGATGCGATTTACACTGCAAAAGCTATTACACTTACAAAACAGTGTAGTACatcagcgaatgaaaatttctcaacatcCACACTCAAGAAACTTATTGATACTTTGGATAaagttaaaaatattaaactcGTAATTGCATGTTGTCATAACATTGTCACTACCGACTTTAAGCAGAATAGGGAACTCTTTTCTTATGCACGTGAAAGATTAATGGAATGTGCAGAG aAAAGAAGTGACGATCTAGTAGCTGCACACTTATTGGAACTAAACAATACTATATTGCGAACTCAAACTTATGAAATGATCCATAAAACTAAGGAAAATACTCTTATGTGCAATAATGAGGAAACAAGTAATTGggctgaattttcgaaatcaaatttattgagggagtgtaaaaaatatttggctcTT GGTGAGATTAAGATTGCGGCGCTGATTTGGGTACGACATGCATCGAGCTTATTGAGCCATTTAACTACAACTATGGTAggggaaattttggaaaaaattccagacGGAACACCCCACCAGGATTTGTGGGCTTGGCTCTTCCACTTTGTGCCATCtattctttctgtttttcctgACGGTTTATCAGAAATAGTCACTTGGGGCTACAGACGAGCCaaatcctttgaaaaatttgatcacaGTAAATGGCCAGAGAGTGGACTCGAATTCTGCGAGGGTCTACTGAGTttgttcaatttcagagaatcacaATCATTCTCTCACTTGCAACAACAATACAATACAAAACATTCACCATTGCAGCATCTGAATGCCGTCATTCAAGCCTTGACCGATTTGCAGgatcttaaaaaaaattacag ATTAATTgtcaaaattgatgaatatatGGGTGAGCCAATAGAAGTAGCACATATATTGCTGCACAAAGTATATCAAAACgaagtttgtaattttgttCCAAACTTTTTGCATCGGTATATGCTTGCTCATTCTCTGAATAATGATCACGTCTTAGCGCTATACATTCAG CAAACATTGAAAAGGTCTGAAGGATGGTGGTTTTGGGAAGAAGCTCCATGggagaagaaaatagttgATATTATCAGCTGTATACACAATATTGAG GGTCGCTTACAACAAACTTTGTCGACATTAAAAAAAGCGCCTGTTCCATGGAGTTCTACAATCTTAGCGCTAGTTGAAACTAGTATTTGTAATAAGCATCCACTGGTGTCTGAAATTATAGCTGAACGTAATTCGGTAGCAAGCAAgttgatattgaaaaaatatggctATCAGCATATAGGTATCAACGAC aatttgataaaatatataataaaacagAATCGAGATGGCATGCTAAAAGATATATATGAGCTTACAAAAAGTaatcaattattaaaaattcgaGCTCTGTCACAAAGCGTTAATCATTTTGTGAACAATGG AGATTTGGAAGAAGTGACCACCCTTATAAATTGCATGAACGACGAAGATGCAATATATTGTTGTAAACAAATAGTTAATTATATTAGCGTTTGTGTTCAGTTTAAG GAAATGAATAACACTCCAGATTATTATGTTGAACTGTTAGATATAATGCAAGTGAAGTTAAACGGGGTTAAAGATCACAAAACTTTGATCGAGGATGATACACTCACTACTGCATCTGAATTAAAATCCCTGTGTCAACTACGCAAAGAATTTGGGTTCAAGTTAACTCTTATAGATTGTCAGACAAGGCGGGAGACTATTCTACAGAATCATCTTGAACAATTGTGTGATG ACTTACATAATATGAGATTATCAGCATTTGCTACCTATAAAAAAGCTTTAAGGGTTGCCAGTCTTCTGGGATTACCACAAATTTTGGCCCTATGCTTGTTACTTGAGATCACCCAAAACACAGAGATACTCAAGTATTACGTCGA gACAAAAGGAACTAGTTGTTTCACGGTTAACGAATATCCTTATGTTCAGAGATTATGTAGAATATGCATATTAGATATGAAAATAGGGGAGCTTGATACTTTGGAGAACTTGAAGAATATGTCAGCCTCCGCATTAGATAGTTGTTCAATTG GGGATCTCTCACGAATATTATCAACAACAAGTTGGATCAATTTGAGTTGTAAAATATATGGCAGTGAAGCAGTTAGTCAAGCAGCTATGAAAAATGTATTAGGTGATAAAACGCCATGGAGGTTGTATAAAATCTACACGGATACTGATATATATTCCAGCCGGATGAATTTACGTTTTCTTGAACGGTCATTCGAGTGTCATTCATTTTGCACATTAG ACCGTGAAAAGATCAGGGGCGATTCTGCTTTATCAACG CAAAATGATTCCAGCCCACTAAGTGGTCTaataactgaaataaaattaatacccAAAGAGAATTATGATTTCTCTTTTCTGCAAATTTTAAATACTTTGGTATCTTTTTGCTGTTCTACAATAAGTGCAGAAACGCATATTTTCCTCCCTATTCAGTCAGTACGAGACACATGCTTGAACATGTTAttgcaaaaaataatcagtGCTCGTACTTTTGATCTGCAATCCGGCCTGTCTTGCCTCTATATGTTTTCTGAACCAGATGCCTTCAAATGGCTCACATCGGCTAGCAAAAT GTATCAATCGGATTATTCACGTCATGGTGCAATCTCAGATCTTGGCTATGAATATTGTAACTTAAGTAAGAGTGACACACATTTAAGTTATTTTGCCTACTATCGCATGTGCCATACTTGGGCGAAAAAATTGTCCAAGTATGGTATTCAACCTAAAG aaatattgACCAGTAACACTGAAGGGAAGCAAAAGATCCTGGAACGCGTGATGCGTTCCATGAAATCTGGCTGCATTGAGCTAATCAAAGAATTCTGTATTGATTTTGACTTTGACTTAGACGAATGCTATATTTTGTATCTTGACATATTATTGAAACAATGGAATCCTGCGATAAAAATTGTCTCATTACAAAATGAGAAAG aATTAAGAATTGAGGAAGATGAAGTTGTTACACTATATAAAACTTGTAAAGATGTGGCTGCTTTGATAGAACACAAATCCTCTTTGGAGAATCATTTGGCTACTTTATGGTTGACG attaatttttatcattacgaAGTCTTCCTTCTGATCATGGAAATACTCGAAGACAGAAATGAACAATGGCTGAACCACTTCTGTTTTTTACAAAACTACGTTCGGATTGG GAAACCAACTCAAGTGGAATATGAAGAATGGTCTCATATTTGTCCGGATAATAGTTCTCTCCCAGAAATCTCTCAGTGGAGACTTCCATTCTTACCCAAAGTTGACCAATGGAAACTTATAA CACCGGAGTTGAATTTGTCAACTTACAAAAAATGGATAGACATAGCGTCTGTTTTAAAATTACAAATACATGTGATTTGTACCATAGCCATAAAAGGAAGTATCACTCAAATATGGGAAGCGggaaatgaatcaaaaaaaggtACATCCGAATGgcaaattcattcaaaaaatccAGCATTGCTCGATGATATTACAGCATGTATAAAGCATATGCCGGATCAAGATGCACCTTACTATGGTACGGCTGTTCTTTACTATGTTGTTAATCACTGTCAACCAGGCGCTGACCAAACAGCTGCTGCCCAAGAATGTTATGCCTATGCTCAGAAATGGGCACAAACATCTCATTCAGACAAAGTAATGATAGAG AAAATTAAGTTTAAATACGTAAACCTTTCGGCGAAACATGTTTTGTACACACATGGGCTCGGAAAGAATCACTACCTACAGTTGATTAACTCTCCCGAACAGTTACTTCGTGAGCTGTATTTGGATAAGAGTATAGTTCTAAGAAGTCGTGGTGCAACTGAATATAAACCTGATATAAATCTGGTAGCAAATGAacttgggaaaattttttctctgaatGTTTTGAAACTTCGATTAGAATTACTTGAAGAATGGTTACAGCCAAATGAGAGTAGTACTAAACTGGACGACAGTATGACTAGCAATATCATGACACAGATTCCTGAGGATAACACCATTGATGATGATAACTTGCTGCG AGCTTGTTACATACTTGAATGGGGGGACAAAGTGATGTCTGccaattatttaataaatactGGATTCAGTAACCAAAGTGAACTTTCGTTCAGTGCTGGAGTTCAATTTCGGGCTCTTCATGTACTCTTAGCTATTATGGATTCGAGAACTGTGCAAGATCTCACTAAAAGGGACCTGCAGAGCATTAA GCAGTATATGAAATCATTGCAATACTCAAGCAAGCTGGGCAAGCTTGGATTCGTATTCAGTGTTCAAAGATTTGAGGATACTCCAAAACTTGAATTAGCACAGGCGTTGTTTAGAAGTCATATGCATTTACCAGAGGCACTTGTTCTCATTCTACAAATCTGTATTGATTTTGAATTAAGAAATTATGTCTTATGGGATCAGACATTATGTGCAATGGTAAAATTGTCCATG GTCACAGAACTTAGAAAATTCTTACCGAAAGTATCAACCGTGAGTCACGTGGTGGGCTGTAATGGCTATGTCAAAAGTTGGGAACTATTAATATGGGATCCATTTCGAAAGTCGAATGCATTATTTTCTCAGAAGCAATTTGATGAGTGTGTTGCGGCAATTCGTTTAATACCTTCGTGTCCTGTGGCACATGAATTAAATCTCAAGCCAGTCATCAAAATTTGCTTTCAATCTCATCACCCTGAGCTGGCTGCTGCTCTTATACCATTTCTTACCGAAAGTGATGTGAATTACGTTGTGAAG GAAATTAGCTCTTCGAACAAAGTCGCAGACATCCTCAAAGATCTTCGCGCACTTTCTACACAAGGCATTCTAACAATATCATAC TCTGTAcgaatacttgaaaaaatgcTATCAGCGAATTTGATGGGAAATTGA
- the LOC105683875 gene encoding mitochondrial transcription rescue factor 1 isoform X2 has product MELIPTFQDESDDDDDDDDEDEDDDIVLDKGSQLLSVAVNSLRIDLILKAGLNMPRNRVETAFYESKLRINGNKVLKKGERCKIGDEIDLIRGVSSTNPDFLSVSRIEILNVKEGTDHVKVKLQRTKVLTIENYIDAWTPVSI; this is encoded by the exons ATGGAATTGATACCTACTTTT CAAGATGAaagtgatgatgatgatgatgatgatgatgaggatGAAGATGATGATATAGTACTAGACAAAGGATCACAATTACTTTCTGTAGCAGTTAATTCTCTTCGCATTGATCTTATACTCAAAGCTGGACTGAATATGCCACGAAA TAGGGTGGAAACTGCGTTCTATGAAAGTAAATTGCGGATAAATGGCAATAAGGTATTGAAGAAAGGCGAAAGG TGTAAAATTGGTGATGAAATTGATCTGATACGTGGGGTTAGTTCAACAAATCCAGATTTCTTATCCGTTTCTCGTATTGAGATATTAAATGTAAAAGAAGGTACCGATCATGTAAAAGTGAAACTTCAGCGAACAAAGGTTTTAACGATTGAAAACTACATCGATGCTTGGACACCAGTTAGCATCTGA